The nucleotide sequence TAGTGCTACTGCTCCCCGGGCGGTCTTTCCAAAAGCTCAAGAACGGCGAGAGGccagtgtatatatacatctcGCAAAGCCCAGAGCAGAGATCCCGCCGGCAGAGCAGCAGTAGCGCATCTCGCCAGAATAAAAGCGTCGGCGGAGGCTGGGACAAACGATCCTCGGGGCGATCTCTCTTCCTCTCAACATTATGCGACTCCGACTCTCCGAGCGAAACACTTGCGCTAACTCGGAGTACGGACAACAACTTGACGCCGGAGAGAGCAGTATCCTgtgctgcagagagagagagagagagagagagagagagagaggaaggctggctgggagagagagaagggggggGGGTAAAAGTTAGGAGCACGGTCGGGCCTCTCTGGAGCATTCTTGGCAACCGTAAATTAAGCGGAGTGGCGAGCTGCTGCGAGAAATGGGCTTGTCTTGTACCAGCGAGAGAGGAAGGTAATGTAAATAAGCCTGGTTGACCTTTGAGACTATAGCTCTGCTgcgtgaatttttcttttttattctgcGGCCGTATTTTACCTCTTTTCCGGCATTATGGAATAGTTCTCGTGCAAGTGGCTGTAAATAGGTCGCGACGAGGAATTTTAATCGTCACGAGATTTAAGATTGTGCGATAAAGTTTCGCGGAATAGAAGTAGTCATCGTCAAAAAGCGAAGCGGCGCATCTCGATGTAAGCTCGGTAATCGCTTGTAAATCAGCGCGAATTTCATCGGGTCTCGGAATTATAAAGTCGCCGACGACGACCCAGATTCGAGTCAGTGAGTAGTCGTGTCTGTCAAGATGAAGCTGTTCGCCGTTGTACTCGTGTTTTTCGCATTGGGATCGAGTTCGGTAAATCGACTGATTTCTGGATCGTTGTGTGACGTTATACGCTCGTTGTTCAAACACACGATTTTGGGTTTCAGGTCGCTCTCGATGAGGAGGAACGCGGAGTGCTGCGTCAGATACGTAACGTTTGCGTTGTCGAATCTGGCTTGAGTCCATGTGAGTAAAATTGTTGTTTAGATATAGGGTGTAAGATATTCTTGTCTATACACAGATGAAAATTCTTTGCGCAGACGAGCTTGGATTCATCTACAGAGCCATTCGTCCAGCCAAAAAGTTGGCGCAGGCTTCGAGATGCGTCATCCAGAAAATTAGCGTAAGTCGAACTGAGTGAATCACTTCTAATTAATTCATTGATATCGACGCCGTTTTTTAACAGGAACTACAAAGCGAAAATGAGACAGTAAAACACATCGCTGACCGCGGGAAGGCTGCCCTCGCGAACGCTCCTATTTCAAATATCGCGGACAACGTCCTAGGCTCCTGTCAGAATTTGCGTAAGTTACCTCGATCGAACGTTTATCAAGCGAACAATCGAGAAATTAACGTAACACGATCGTTTCAGTTGGACAAAATGGCTGCATACAGGTGTTGGAACTCGCAGCCAAGATCATCGACAACCTCCGAAGCCGACGGCAATAAGTACCCGATATAAATCCCAAAATCTTACGCTAATATCTCACGATGTGTAACAACGCAAATAAAAGTCTACTCCAATCGCATCTCTCCACGTCGTAAATCACCGACTGATAAAAAAGCGTAGCAGATTTACAATTTCTCCTCGCCCGCATAAAAATATCGAGTACGACGACGACAATCTCTTCGTATACATTCCGCGAGAGATAAGAGCCTAAGCCATCACGCGCAGATAAAGCTCGGACAGAATTGCGCTGTACGTATATAGCCGAAAGTGCTCCCGTCCCTCTCTCGAATTAAGCgtcaatttaattttcaccCGTAAATCGCCGCCTACGAATTGGCGGCTCTTCTCTCACTCCCTTTACTCTTCAAGTCAttccgctttctctctctctttctctctatccctTTCCTCGAAATTCATTTCAAGGCAGCGCTTTTCCTCGTTTTCTCCCCGGCGCAGTTGTTCGTCCGGCCGCAAGAAGCAGCAATAAACGTCAGGGCGCGCGAACGGTAATTAAAACTAAAgatccgccgcgcgcgcgagagagcgaaaaacAACAGTCGGCGCGTGAGGCCTCGgagctgctctgctgctgaaCTGGGGGGATTGGAAAGAGTCGAGggagtgtgtgtatgtgtgtgtctacACGTATATACAGGGAGGGAGAAACAACAGACGGCTTCGCTCGAGAGGAATGATAGGAAAATAGTCGATTCACCGTAGCGGGACGTTGCGGAAATTCGGGAGAGTCGCTGCGTACCCTCCACGTTTCTTTATATATTACGATGAGAGGTATAGAGTCGGCTGCATAATTCATCAGGACCTGTTTGCGCTTATTCCCGGCTCTGCATATTTAACTCGTCGCGCGTCGTTCCATAATGGATACTGCGCAGAGCTGCGAAAAAATAGCGGCGTTCGCGGGAATGGCCAATCGTAACGTTTCCAAACGATACAGGGTGTATAAAGGAGGGTGCGGGAAAAGGGTTGCCGTCGGCGGAGAGAAGAAAACAATGAAGTAATTGAAACGGGAAAGACGTGATAGGGAGCGCGCAGGAGAttagacgagagagaaagagcgagttCTACTCGCGTTCTCGGCGAGCTTAATGACCAAAGGGGGTGATACAAAAATAAGAGAAGGACATTCGGGGCCGAGCGAGAAAGGAGATTGACCCGCTTCTCGCTCGTCGCGGAAGAAAACAAGTTCTCGCACACACCCCCATCCGCCGGCGCTGGATTAGGGCAAGCGTGAAAGACTATTGACGTCTAATTTCGAATGCCCTGATGAAATTTCTCGCGCCTCGATATTTCACTGGGCCGTCGCGCGTTTTCAGAGAAAATAccgcttcttctctcttcaaggaacgaaaaaaaaaggaatcgTCCACAGCGCTATTCAATATCGTGCACAGCCAATCTAATTTCGCCGGCCGGATATGGGCTGTACGCGTATATAGAGCGCGGAGCTAATAATTTCCGCTCCAAATGAGGCGGAACACGGTCAAACGGAGAAAGAGACACGACGCAGATTTCGCTGGGGACAATATAGGAGTAGGCGGTGGGAAATCTatgtgcgcgagcgagcgcgggaAGTTCGGAAACATAAAATAACTTTGCCTTTGCCTCCAGCTTCTTCTTTCGTCGAGTTATCGACCCTCCCCAGGTGCCTCTTCGTTTCTTCCGCGCTACATACGccagacacgcgcgcgcgagcgatttttttttgtccgcGTCGATCTCCTCCtttacatacacatacacatggATATTTAAAAGAGACTCACGAAAAAACGAGAGAGGTACTGGCCTCATGAATAAAATCGCCGAGAGTAAGCATCCAACATAATttctcgctgctgcagcgcaagAGCCATCCGGAAACAAAAGCCGGGACACAacagagggaaagagagagagagagagagagagagagagagagagagagagagagagagagagagagcgggaatCACTCGGCTCTGATAAAAAATTCCGCGAGTGTACCCGCCGTACCTCACATCTCCAttctcctctcgcgcgcattcTCCTTTATgattttctctccctctcgctgcAGCGCTAAAAGCCGTTTGCGCGAAGCATCCCGAATTGCGTTATTATGCGCGAGGGCTTCAAAGATCCGCCGAGTATCTGTCAGAGCGTGTCTGAGTACTGCAGCCCTGGAATTTCGTATTTTTAGCGACGACGACCTTTAGCTCGCGCGACTGAGGGGCTACGCACTTCAGTTCAGTTCGTCGTTATCGCTCTATCGTATCGGAGTGTGTTAAAGCACGCGTCGAtggatgattttttaaaaaaagctctGCGACATTACGGCGAATTCCCGCGGCTAACTCGCCTAGAGGTAAACGTTTTCGCGATTGAAAGCGAATCCAATCCGCGCCTAAGGAAGCAATATAACACTCGCTAGCGCTTTGAAGTCCGCGGCCGCTTGCGcgtaattgaaaaaattcctCGCCCACAGCCATGATGATCATCCGAGCCGGCATAATTCCCTGcagcgagagaagaaaactCTCTGCCGCGTGCGAGCGCGACTCTTAAGCTTAATTCAAGCTCTGTTTACcgagcagaagaagaagaagaagaagaagaagaagtgggAGAAATAAAGAGCGCAGCGggaaatataaatttttgccCAAGTTGATGCTCAAAGAAGGGAGGAGAGGGGGCGGAATACAAGAGAGGCGAAAGGAACTCTCATCAGGACTCAGCGCCGCGGAAGAGAATTCTAGCTCGGCTGCTGTCGGCGGAAACTTATTAAATATTTCCAGCGCATA is from Nasonia vitripennis strain AsymCx chromosome 1, Nvit_psr_1.1, whole genome shotgun sequence and encodes:
- the LOC100121395 gene encoding uncharacterized protein LOC100121395; translated protein: MKLFAVVLVFFALGSSSVALDEEERGVLRQIRNVCVVESGLSPYELGFIYRAIRPAKKLAQASRCVIQKISELQSENETVKHIADRGKAALANAPISNIADNVLGSCQNLLGQNGCIQVLELAAKIIDNLRSRRQ